The genome window CAGCCAGCCGATGGTGCGGTCGATCTGGGTATCGATGCGGGCGGCGGTCAGAAGGTGTGAATGGAATTGCTGAGCCTCCTCCGGCTTCAGGCTTGTGCGGGTATTATAATGAGGGACCGGGTCGAGCAGTGCCTTGGGAAACAGGGAATCCCCGCGGTCGAGCCGGCGCTTGCGCTTGGGCACCGGAGGCCTCCCCGCACCGGTGAGCCGGCGGGCGCTGAACGGGCTTTCTCCATCCCGCACATCAAGGGAGGGAGGAGTCTTTTCAATCATCGATAAGGACTCCAAGGTTTGCGATACCGAACATCTGTATGGTATATTGCAACAAAGTCGAATGGGTTTCAACCCCTAAAATCATTATTCTTTGAAATATTTTCATCTCCAGATCCTATTATATATCAATATGTTACAGGGTCGCCGCCGCTGGAAAGTCGCTTCCGAGGAGAATATTTCTTCGGCCTGTCGCACGCGAGTGATGGACGGTTGGCGATCGGCGGACGGGGAATGCCTGCGGGCCTGTATGGGGCATTGTTCCGGCCTGAAACCGGTAGAACCTCAACGCGGCTTAGGCCGCATTCCGCGCCATGGTCTGCAGAAGCTCAATTACAGCCCACAGGATATTAATGGAATCGACGGCTTTGTCATAGCCAACAGCAATCATATCCGGCAGGCCAATTGTATAAACAAATCCGGCATCATCTCTTTCCAGATAACCCTCAGCCACCAACTCACTCCGTAGCGTGACATGGTCAATTTCAAGACGGATGGCGACCGCTGCGATCCACAGGCGAAGGAGGCTGTTGACTTCCGCTTCGCTGTAGATCTTATAAGAGTCGAAGAGCAAGCTCGCACTCTTCAGCAGGATGTGTTTATCCCGCTGACGGCGGGGCAATCCCTTTTGACCGCTCTTGAGGCAATATTGAACCAGGCATTTTATAAACTCATTCTTGGTTATGAGGGTCATGGCCGGCCTCCAGCATATGTTCGCAAATTTGAATATCGCTTTCAGAATTGACGATGAGATGCGCCGAGAGTCATCAGAAGACTAATAATAGTTTTCCACAAACGTCCTTCATTTTTCACAATATTTTCATTTGCAATCAACCCATCATCTTCACGTGTACCTTCCGGTTCCTCGGCCCGTCAAATTCGCAGAAATAGATTCCTTGCCAGGTGCCGAGAACAAGGCGGCCGTTCTCGACAAAGACGTCTTGTGTCGATCCGATGAGACTTGACTTGAGGTGGGCGGCGCTGTTGCCCTCGCCATGCAGATAGTATTTCTGGTCCCAGGGAACGATCCGCTCCAGATCGGCCAGGAGATCGTGAACAACATCGGGGTCGGCATTCTCATTGATCGTCACCGCCGCCGTCGTATGCGGAACAAAGACCGTCACCACGCCCGTCTGAATACCCGATTCTTTCACCGCCTTCTGCACGAGATGTGTGATATCGACGAGCTGGGCATGCTGTCGTGTTTCAACCGGTATTGTCGTCATCATGGCGGATCCTCCTCAATCGATTTCCAAGGCAGCGCCTATCCCTCAGGTCTAATATTTGGATAACGCATATCCTACATGGCCATTATCTTATCCTACCGGCGTTTGTTGGACAAGAATATGTTCCAACATGAAAAGAGCGCCGCTCTCCGAACAATAAGACACGCTGGCAAAATGAATCGCCACACCACTGTTCATCCCGCGGCTTCAGGCCGCCACCAGAAAACGGAGTTTCTGTCATGCTCAAGATCGGCGGGCGGGTAGGATTCGACCGGCTGCAAGAAATGGAGCCACACTTCAAATCGATCGATTTCCCGATCGAGCTGGCGCGCGCGCTTGGTATGGAAAATATCACAATCCACCCGAATTTGATCAAAGGGGGCCCGCGAGTTCCTGCACAAGTCGGCGAGAAGAATGATCAAGCGACTCGGACGGCGCATCAGAAAACAGCGCTCGGTTACATGAAGCGGCTCGGCGGCGGGGAGATCTTCTCCATCGAAACATTCGGCGGATCCCGCCGCCTCTTTACACCCCAGGAACTAATGCAACAGAATCTCCCCATGACGTTGGATGTCGCACACATCCACAATGGCGCTCGGATGGTCGGGTCCGGTGATCCTGGAATACCTTCCCTGGCATCACTATCGCGTCAGAGACGACATCCACGCCCTCAACGAGCATCTTGCCACGGGACGAACGCCGAAACTTCTTCCCGCATCCGATCACTTCCGGAATCAGCCGGCGCGGTACGGTTATCATTGAACAGATCTCAGGTCGCCTGGGTCAGAAGAGGAGTGTCGTCACCATATATAATGTAGGGAGTCCGAGAGGGGCGATGATGGCGGCAGAGCGCCCTGAAGGATGGAATGGCAGGGGGAAAAATCACTGCATCCGGCCGAGCGATTGCAGAAACTTATCGGCTTCCAAATATACCGCCTCCTGCGCGGTTACCGGCGCAGAGACAACAAGCAGCAGGATCATCCCAAAGATCAATATCATTTCAGCAACATCATCTTCCGGGTCAGTGTCTCCCGCCCTAGATCGAGGGTATAGAAGTAGACACCCGGCGCCGCGTCGCGGCCGGCTGAATCCTTCCCGTCCCATTGCAGCGAGTATCCGCCCGCTGTTTTGTGTTCCTGTGTGATCATTCGGATGAAGCGCCCGGCGGCATCGTAGATCACGAACTTGGCCTGCCCCGCTTCAAAAATCGAATAGCGGATCTCCGTCATCCCACCGAAGGGATTCGGTGTGTTCTGCGCCCAGAGCCCGGTGTCGCCCGGCAAATCGCCCGGCGTATCGCCCGGCATATCACCGAAGCTATCGACATCCGCTAGAGGGTTTATTTTATAAAGTATAAGCTGCCCCGCCAGGGCATAGTGCGGCTCGGTGTGGCCGTTGTAGTTGTAGTTGCAATCGGTGCAGGTCCCGGGGGATACACAATCCGGATTGTTGGGGCGGCAGAGATTTTCGTAATCATAAATGTTATAGTCGAGGGTGATCGATTCACCGGGCACAATATCGTTGGTAATATCCAAATCCCACGGGATGACATCGGCGCCGGGGCACCATCCGGCCCTGGCATAGGGCCATGTCCCGCCCTGGGGACTGCAGGGATTGACATTGCAATCATACCGCCACAGCTGGTGCGTAAACTCCGTTTCGCCGG of Candidatus Eisenbacteria bacterium contains these proteins:
- a CDS encoding DUF2087 domain-containing protein, with translation MTLITKNEFIKCLVQYCLKSGQKGLPRRQRDKHILLKSASLLFDSYKIYSEAEVNSLLRLWIAAVAIRLEIDHVTLRSELVAEGYLERDDAGFVYTIGLPDMIAVGYDKAVDSINILWAVIELLQTMARNAA
- a CDS encoding secondary thiamine-phosphate synthase enzyme YjbQ; amino-acid sequence: MMTTIPVETRQHAQLVDITHLVQKAVKESGIQTGVVTVFVPHTTAAVTINENADPDVVHDLLADLERIVPWDQKYYLHGEGNSAAHLKSSLIGSTQDVFVENGRLVLGTWQGIYFCEFDGPRNRKVHVKMMG